One genomic window of Coleofasciculus chthonoplastes PCC 7420 includes the following:
- a CDS encoding P-loop NTPase fold protein has product MKVELQTFFKATNPSRTLVADNPEDQKFYIDFSPVRGGKIIEELKDNITFFSPDEPTCALFTGHIGCGKSTELLRLKAELEADGFHVVYFESSEDLEMADVDIGDVLLAIARRISQSLATVQLGKLTGLQTLVQGAARVLNAEVQGVRIRVPNLGDVGVVSQNDTVSLAFGIGEITAKTKSDATMRQRLNQYLGPQKTQLLQVINQELIEPAIAKLKQQGKKGLVVIVDNLDRIDNSPKPWGRPQQDYLFVDQSECLTKLHCHLVYTMPLALKFSDDYGVLTQRFPERPKILPMVPVQLKDGSDCQAGIRLLRQMVLARAFPDLTEQERLENSTEIFDNLESLDYLCYRSGGHVRDLLKLLNDWIKKERTFPLSRPTLDKLVRQYRNEMTLRISDNQWELLRQVQQRKWVSDDQGYELLIRSRLVFEYYYEDESWFDVNPILVDAQELQG; this is encoded by the coding sequence ATGAAGGTAGAGTTACAGACATTTTTTAAAGCAACGAACCCTAGCCGGACGCTGGTTGCAGACAATCCGGAAGACCAGAAATTTTATATCGACTTTTCCCCGGTACGCGGGGGGAAGATTATTGAGGAACTTAAGGATAATATTACCTTTTTCTCCCCTGATGAACCCACCTGCGCCTTATTTACCGGACATATTGGTTGTGGCAAATCCACAGAGTTATTGCGACTGAAGGCAGAATTAGAAGCAGATGGGTTTCATGTCGTCTATTTTGAGTCGAGTGAAGACTTGGAAATGGCGGATGTGGATATTGGCGATGTGCTATTGGCGATCGCACGACGGATTTCCCAAAGCTTGGCAACGGTTCAACTCGGTAAATTGACGGGGTTACAGACGCTGGTACAGGGTGCTGCAAGGGTGTTAAACGCCGAGGTGCAGGGGGTGAGAATTAGAGTGCCTAACCTGGGAGATGTGGGTGTTGTTTCTCAAAATGATACGGTGTCCCTGGCGTTTGGCATTGGCGAAATCACCGCGAAGACGAAAAGTGATGCGACGATGCGACAGCGGCTGAATCAGTACCTCGGACCCCAGAAAACCCAACTCTTGCAAGTGATTAATCAGGAACTGATCGAACCTGCGATCGCCAAACTGAAACAGCAGGGTAAAAAGGGGTTAGTTGTGATTGTCGATAACCTGGATCGGATCGATAATAGCCCAAAACCCTGGGGGCGTCCACAGCAGGACTATTTGTTTGTGGATCAGAGTGAATGTTTAACCAAGCTGCACTGTCATCTCGTTTATACCATGCCCTTGGCGCTGAAATTTTCCGATGATTATGGGGTGTTGACGCAACGGTTTCCGGAACGACCGAAAATCTTACCCATGGTTCCGGTACAGTTAAAAGATGGCAGTGATTGTCAAGCGGGAATCCGTTTACTGCGACAGATGGTTCTCGCGCGGGCATTTCCGGATTTAACGGAACAGGAACGTTTGGAAAATAGTACGGAAATCTTCGATAATTTGGAAAGCTTAGACTATCTCTGCTACCGGAGTGGGGGTCATGTGCGCGATTTGTTAAAGTTACTCAATGATTGGATTAAAAAGGAACGGACGTTTCCCTTGTCCCGCCCGACACTGGACAAATTAGTTCGACAATATCGCAATGAAATGACATTGAGAATATCGGATAATCAGTGGGAGTTATTGCGACAAGTGCAGCAACGGAAATGGGTGAGTGATGATCAGGGTTATGAACTGTTGATTCGCAGTCGGCTGGTGTTTGAATATTATTATGAGGATGAGTCTTGGTTTGATGTGAATCCGATTTTAGTTGATGCTCAAGAGTTGCAGGGATAA